The Culex pipiens pallens isolate TS chromosome 2, TS_CPP_V2, whole genome shotgun sequence DNA window gtttatcaaaccgagttttttgtaagtgtgcgtgttgccgccgcacgccgcaattcgagttgtccaaatttcaaccaatcagagtgtgggtccaaaataggttcagcgatgtctccaaaatacattcaataagtccaaaaagcatccaaaaaatgttttacttgaaatgcttattacaatgaaatggttaaattattttcaatttacaatagtacactttgttaagcataaattaaggcacaaaacaatcctgaaacgagccaaattagttagaccgttcCTGAGAACCATGCGAAATGtgttgacgctttgcatagtaggtccaaaatagggccatataccctatattttttttcctggaaaaaGCAAACTGAATCGACGTTCCTTGCATTAAGATCGTTTTAGTTAGATCATCGATCTAAATACGTAGATCAGCGGTCTAAACATTATGGCGAAGATCGTTGATCCTAATGTTTAGATATGTGGTTATTTAAAATTATCGTTCGCTTGTTGAAATAACACTTTACATATTTAATTTGCTTTTACTTCTCTTAAGAAGGTATTAGActttggcaaacaaacaaactagccctttttgtgtttgacaaactcgcaaacaaagacAAATGTATGAGACGGACTTTTCCGCAGACAGAGcatgcaaactgtcaaaaagtttgtttataatAGCCTAATACGtcctttacttttaaaaaacgCCGGGAAGTCAATTTTcccaataattttaatttaagatttagATGTATTAAGGTTTTTCCTaattaataaacattttaatgctttaaattttttttaaatattctaattttttaatttgaatgttgtttttattatttgattttttgttattttaaaatttataagttatgtttatttctgtttgtattttcgattcaaaatttataaataaaaaaatagaagtttagaattttgaaacctAACAAAttagaagttttaaattttacacgttatatttatttaaataaatatacaaaaacaattgaaaattttaatattttgtaagaattattttcaattgcaaaatatacaaatacaaaaaaaacaaaattaaaaaaatcataaaataaaacatttcaaaacatataaaaataagaaatttacagatttcttaattctaaaatcagggtgaccactcaaatcccattttcaaattcccgactttttcccgacttttccataaactcaaaaaataggcatttcttatctaaataatggtttaaaaaaaagctctttataaaaaaagttaatatcaaccatcgaaaaaaagcaaaacaaatttaaaaaaatcaaactatttacaattttcgtataaaaagaaactcaacaacaaactcctaaaaaatactttaaaaattgaagcactcattattttaattcagagtagaaacataaacaaataatagtctttgaaaaataaccaaaaacataaaaatcatttcaactgaaaatggcaaaaagttaaatattcttaatttttattttatttgaattcaaaGAGcgctttaaccctttcaggcctgatgggtcatatatgacccaaaaatgaaaatttcgaaaactagcctataattttcgtatggtcgttaggatcattttcccataattaactaaattttttttttaaattcaggctTGTAagggttaaattaagttttcttcaaaattttgtaaattttgatattgatttttttagtcaATGCTGATGTATCCAGTtatcagtatttaactgttttaatttttttcaatgaaaaattcagtttgataagATTCCATGTTTTACAACTTACTTTATGCGAAATGTTTGAAAGgacaaattctttaaacatatttgcaataacttaaatcaaaatttcttttatttacttttttgctttttcaatattttttcatgtttacaaaacggaaaaaagttattcatttttttcattcagaacgaaaATCGATTGGATTTAtacgatatttaagttttccgaaaactgaaaaacCCATACTCGTCCATAATcgcaaaaaagttcaagataagcctttagaaaaaaaaaatcgagatgacttaatgaaaatttttcaccaaaaaaacatTGACATACTCAATATTAAAACAGAATCATAACTTTACGCTGGCCATAATCGTTAAAATAaggttctatttttctattagtTTTTCACTAACTTTGTTGCtgtttttagttaaatttgttcTATAAATAGATCTtgtttgataaataaaaattagtaaaaatctgttgatttaaaaaaaatattatgaatttttttgtcaaaagcaatcaatatttatcatatttttcaatgtCTGAAATGGCCTTTTTCATTCTGACATAGATGAAATtgtgaaaagaaccttaaatttaaagtaagctactgaagaaaattttagtgaatttaatattgcgcaattcccactaacttggacttcacACTATTGACtatattattgctatcgatcgcactattgcgacttgtcaaactgacTTGTCGAACtgcctgaaatttaaattctccTCAAAAacgatcaaagcgagccgaggtattcacctgtcaatcgcacttttaaaatgctaaaagctttgtttggtggaaactgcgactggaaatgtaaataaacaaaacgTGGTTGCCTAGCTTTTTAAACTCTTGtcgtcaaaagtgcgagaaaaaaagactttcccgatttcccgacttgagtggccaccctgtaaaattgaaaaataaaaaaaaagctgctGCTCTTACcgcctttcaaatgttgctccagaaataggacttcaaaaatataaatattgagatggcggcatttaagaattcaagaattttaatatTGAAGAATTTAGAAATATATGAATTTATaagtttgggaccatccattaacctcgtggacactttttttgggaatccggttcccccccccccccccccccttcgtggacaattgtctacaccagcgattctcaaccttcttctaggctggtaccccctgctatgtaaatcaagtaggcccggtacccccgttgagaatcgctggtctacacaaaaaaaaacttttttgtatggatcgtggacaatcgtcaatcccccccccccccccccctcttaaagtgaaatttaagaattttagaaattttcaatatatcaaataatggttttgattttttatttaatttttgtgagtttatttttttattgttgggttctaaaatttttaaactacagtccagactcgattatccgaaggcctcggaaaaaatttacttcggataatcgaatcacgaatttttttttcgagtatgTCCCCTAAATTACttaaaagtgatttagaatttttaaatccaagatggcggccaatatggcgatgacgaaatgttgaaaaaatgcattttaaataatattgcctattaaataataggctatcaaatattcaaatttgactaaaattgggtcgcagaactcaaatttgatgttaaaaacaagaaaaagaatttttttttgttcgtgattcgattatccgaagtcccatacaaaccttcggatgaatcaaggcttcggataatccagTCGGGACTTTATTCGCTTTTGAAattggctttttttttattttagcattcagttattttttttaagtttttttcaatttaaatttttgtgtcaGAACCAGCGATGgaaaatcatcatcaaaagaaaatctttggacgttcatcaagagaaaaaatccaaagggagcatggctcttctttctcgcgcacgaaagatcggttaaaagaatgtaaaaaaacattatcttgattattcggcggaacatctttttcacttctacacttgcaagtgtaacgtcacacctcgaaaaatgacctgtcacattttgtagataggcaatgtgtgtaaacaaagtgaaataaatatttttgagtggtgctgacatagaaatccacaaaaaatcatcagcagattgattttcttggagaatttcgggagtgattttcttttgcgttatttgcctcctctctcatTCACGGGTGAAgtaagttcgcaagcgaaaatgatttttttgcgattattccagcCCTGGTCAGAACAGAACATTATCTAGACTTCAAGtatcaaattataaaatctgtagagtagagtaaattattttactttttttaaaataataacattgttaaatgttgaaaattttgcctccttgaatttggtttttttactaatgcattttcatatttttctgtcaaaatttagTCTAGCcagtagagttttttttaacttatgtaattttaatttattctgtcgttttttatttttaaatttttagttataatttttttagaaaattaatttCGTGGCCCTTCTTGATTATGGCTAAACAAGGCTAAACTAAGACacgaaaacaaaatgtttttatttctgttttatTTTGGTTCGATAAGCCGAAGTTAACCTATTTCAACAACTTGGGATAACCGATtcgattgaaataaaaaatcgcttgcaattttcaaagcattaaacttttttcagaatttaaaattttcaattcaacacgcagaaaaatgttttgtagaatcagcctgtacgaggtttgaatcaataaaatttttgttgaatataatcaacgcggatttaaagttgaaacaaaccttgattttctcaattccacaaaagtcttatgttttttcgaaaaagctgctttgacgtttagcgttgattgaacaaaaataatgattttgaaatcaacaaaacgttttgttgattcaaatatgccttatttttctgcgtgaattagtgtttattagtaaataataaatttaaaatttcgtgtttcttataacctaagagagttttggagttcttttcaactatggtttacactataattCATCTAGATGttattggatattctaacaatatatatatttggcaagagaaggaaaaattaaaaaaaaacctccgagatttgaaatttaatttttttttatgtttttatagatttttatctttttgagtAGACACCATGCTTCGCAATGTTTACATTCACTTCGCGCCAAATAAAATCAGTTCGCAACGTCGCGTGTCGTGCAGTGTCTCTTTCCAACGGTTTCATCGGAACAAACCCTCCGCAACGATGCCAACCCTAAACAACGGCCTCCCGATCCCCGCGATGGGCCTGGGAACGTACAAGATTTCCGGCGCGGACCGCGGTTACCGCCTGTTCGATACGGCGTCCGCGTACGGCAACGAGTCTACGCTGGGTGAAGCCCTCGCCGAGGTTGACCGGGCGGATGTGTTTGTGGTTTCGAAGCTGGGACCGGGCTTTCACCGGCCGGAGCGGGTTGAGGAGGGCGTGCGTGGGTCGTTGACGCGGTTGGGACTGGAGTACGTGGATTTGTACCTGATGCACTCGCCGGTTGGGATGGTGTTTGGGGATGAGGGGTTTGTGGATGATGGGGTGAGTCCGGTGGACACGTGGCTTGCGTTGGAGGAGTGCTACCGGAAGGGGTTGGTGCGCTCGATTGGGGTGTCGAACTTTAGTGAGGCTCAGCTGGGGGCGGTTTTGGAGGGGGGTGGTGTGAAGCCGGCCGTTCATCAGTTTGAGTGTTCGGTTGGGTTCAGGGAGGAGCGGATGGTGAGGATGTGCCGGGAAGAGGGGGTGCTGGTGATGGCGTATAGGCCGCTGGGGAAGCCGAGGGCGGAGCTGAGGAAGCCGGACTATTTGTACGAGGGAACGGTGGTGGAGGTTGCCCGGGAGTTGGGGAAGACGCCGGCGCAGGTGGCGCTGAGGTTTTTGGTGAGTTGAAGGGGTTAAGGATCTTGAAAAGGTTATTGAGAGTAATTTCATTTCAGATTGAGGAAGGATTCGTGCCGATTCCCAAGTCTTCAAACGCTGAACGGCTGAAGGAAAATTTGGCGGTTCTGGACTTCAAACTGGACCAGGAGACTATGGAGCGGCTGAGGACGTCCGTAGTTCAGCACGATCGGACTGCAACCTTGGACTGGTTGAAGGGGGCAAAACATTACCCGTTCTAATAAAGTTACGTTTTACCTCAATAAAGAATAATTGAAACTCACCGACACTTGTCGATCCAGCGCTGCTCCCAGGCCTTCATGGCGGGTGTTTTCGCCACGCTGACCGGACTGCTGCACGATCCGCACCGGCTGCAGCGGCGCAGCGAGGGTGGCTTCCGGCCCAGCTGCAGGTACATCACCGAGTCGATCACGTTGTCGTTCGAGAGGCCACCCTCGACGATCGGAATTTCCGGGCAGAATTTGAGCGTTTCGTTCTCGACGCCGTAATCGCAGATTACCGGCAGGCTGACGTGCGGGAGTAGCGGGGAAGCGATCATGGTTCGTGAGGGCACGAACTGGAGCTGGGGGATGAGGACCTGGTTGGGGAGGAGGCAGCACTCGTCGAGTAGGAGGTCGTCTGGCTCGTTGGGGTTGAGGGAGAGTTTGGTGAGCAGACGGAACAGTGTGACGAGGATGTCCAGGTTGTCGGTTGAGCGGGAGAACACCGGTAGGCATTGTGGATTGAGCAGTCCCCAGATGCGAATCATGACCAGCAGTTCGCGGATGCTGTTGAGTGCGACAATGTCCTTGCTGATGTCGTAGCCCTGCTTGCTGGACATGAAGCTGCGACTTTCGGGCAGTTTGGCCAGGATGTTGAGCGCCAGGTCGGCCACCCACTGGATCAGCTGCTGAAGGCTCTGTAGCGTTGGACGCTCCATGGTGAAGTCTTTGGCCTCAAGATTGAGGAGCACCTTGTCGACGTCCTGCACCGACTCCGAGAGGACCATGGCGAGGTTCTCCGCTGGTCCCTTGTCGTGTGAGGTCAGATCCGACGGGCGGAGCAAGCTCTTGAAGGCGATCAAGATCGAGTGCAGAATGAGCAGATTGGACAGGTCGTGCGCCTTTTGCTGACCCGTGATCGAAAGTCGGTACAGGGCGATCTTCATCGTGAGGAAGTTCACGTAGTAATACTGCTGAACGTTGGGCGGTTGCCGGTTAAAATTGTCCGTGAGGCGCTCCAGGATGTTGTCCAGGATTTGCGGCTTGAGCGTGAGCAGAATCTCCAAACAGTCGAAGCCGGTGACCAGGCAGAACTCGAGCAAGTTTACCGTTTGAACGATTAACGCCGGCGTTCCCAGCTGGTCCTGGATCATAAAGTTGCACCGGTACGTGTAGATCTGACCCGTTGTGTCGAGCGCCACAAACAAATGACCCAAATACGACACGTTTATAGCTCCGATCTTGACGCCAAGTCGAATTTGCTTGCTCGCATGATCGTTCGGGTCGCGAATCGAAATAATGTTCGTGCAGGTCAACCTCTTGAACGTGTCCCGCTGCAGACAGTGGATGCTGTTGTCGCTCATGGCCAGATAGATGAACGAACAGTTCATAAAGTTCAACCTCGTCGAGCAAACCTTGACCACCTTCGAGTTGTACACGTACTTGGTTTTGCTCGTCCACAAAATCGTCTTGAACGACTCGTTCTTGCTGCTCTGGAACAGCTTGTGAATCGGCATCGATTCCTCCGTCAGTTCCCACTGCTCAATGAAACTCCCACCTCCAGCATAATTCGACGCCACAATCAACGAATCAGCGTCCTCATTGGAAACCCACTTGATGTGCGCCACTCGCAGCTCTTTCAGATCCTTCCCCAAACCTTCCGCCAGGAAAAAGCTCGGAAGTGCAGAACTACCAATCTCCAGCGTTTCACACCCCTTCTTCACCGTCACCGCAACCCTAAAGCACTGAATCATGCCCGAATTCGCCGACTTTGTATCCCCATTCCCAGCCGCTATCATAAAGTGGCCACTCTTCCCGTAGCAAATGTCCGCCGTCGTGTAAAAGTTCCTCGTAATGCCCAAACTCTCCGTCACCGGCGTCAACACCATCGGCTCCTGCTGCTTCATTATATTCACGTTCGAATCCGCCGGAATCGCAAACGCCCCCAACATCCCCGTCGCCGAAACAATCACAACCCCCTCCACCGGAACTCCGCCAAACTGCCGCACACTGGCGCTAAACTTCCCCTTCGGAAACTTCTCCACGTACAACGAGTGCTCCTTCTTGTCCATCTGCAGGCTAATCTTCCGCCCATTATGAAAGAAAGCCGCCGCAATGATATTCTCCCCCGGGAACCGCACGCTGTAAACCGCCTTCCACTCCGACAGCGTTCCCTTCTGCGCAAACAGCTGCACATTCCCATTCCGATCGCCCACCAGCAAAAACCGCCCCAACACGTCCCACTCCAGCACCGACACCGGATACTTGCTGGTCGTGACCCGGTACGGGAACCACGGCGTGTTCAAATCCGCCACGTAAATGTGGAAGCCCCAGCCCTGGATCGGCGACGGTTCCGTCAGCTCGTTCGTCGTCGTAAAGGCCAGCACGTTGCACGTCGACGTCGTCGAGAAGAACTCAAAGTTTTGCCTGCAACCCAAAGGAATGTTGTGTAAAAATACAGGTAAATAAAACTTCCCCCCAACACAAAAATTAACTCACTGAGTTTCGACGAAAGAGACGCTGTTCGACTTGCGATGGGTCATGTAGAGGAGCTCCATTTTGGCCAACCAAACACCGCCGGATGTGCTGCACTTGAATCACAAACCGTTGCGTACAATGTTATGTACGGTATTCCGTAATAAAACACTACTTTCCCGTAATTTCACAATGAAATTTAGCGAAACTCAAAAAAAGGTTTCGAGCGGAGAAAAAAACCGACCACCGACGACacgcagggatgccagatgaaattttgagttatctgcaatttttttttcaaaaatctgcaaaaatctgcaaacaTAAATACACGTAAAACTAGGTTTATGAATTCGTATCCTACAATTCTCTTTAACAAAATTATGGTGTTTAACCCAAAAAACGTTTACATATATGTTTTATTTACTTAAATCTGTGTGAAATCAAACTATTTCGCTAACATTATTTACAGTATTTTcaagtaatttgaaaaagtcttaataAAATGTACTGTAGTTCAATTAAATCTTATTTACCTGCATGATCAAAAAAAGTCTGGATCGAATTGCATTGtgttttacttttcgataaaCGGCAGGATATccttagtaaaatttgaaaattatacaaacagtattccaaaaattaacatatttttgtcAAGATACCTTTTGTATGTTTTATTCCTCAAATTTGTGTTTTCCTATTTCAAGGTTAGGCTAATATAAATatactttttaagtttttttttttcaatgtttttcgagaacaaaaatttagaaaaaataactcatctaaaataattttggcaCGGTTTTAGTTCTGcctattttgtgatacttttgaataaattaacaaaaagttaaaataaaatgtgCGATAGTATTATTTCGTGCAGTATTGTATCTAAGGAAATGATTGTTTCAACGGCTATTAACGGTTTAAGCTGATTTCACgtaattataaatataattttgaatctcTAATTTAAAAGTCCATGTAGCATATTTTCAGATAAgtccaattttttgataactaTTTAGAAGGCTTATTCTGCTTGCACCACTTTACTTGAAATGTTTACTATTTGTATGGTCATGTCAGttattttcataacatttaCACTTTTACTTGTTATTAAAGGTTGACTGacttgataaataaaaaataataatgaaacaGTTAACGAAAAGATATGACTGTCGATGGTAAAATATgtcaatacactcaacccccggtggttggtcactttttcgtttgacacttttttagtttgtaccccgttggttggtcaaagtcaaactaaaaagtgacgaactgtcactttttacacggcgctcacgcacactatcaaaacaaacgtttggtagtgtgtgtgaactccgtgtaaaaggggtgtcaaactaaaaagtgaccccgttcgtttgacaacagttggtgtcaaaccatcggggtttgagtgtagttcatcgcaaacaacttttttggatgtttttgtgaTCAGAAAAATAACCAGACTAGCGTAGTTCAAATCTGACCCTGGAGAATCCGGATTATATCTGTCCAGGAACCCGGAATCTAGGTTTTTCCGATGCATCGTGTTCGGTGTTAAATAACTGAGCGGACGAACACAGAAGAACTAAAATTGGTTTAGTTTGAGCCAAGATATGGGAACTATTCAATATTAAAAACCCAAGTGATAATTAAATGATTAACAAATCTGTaatctaaactttaaaaatagtaaaatacaGTCCACACCAAAATCTCCTAAGCCTTCGCAAAAAAATTACTATGGAAAATCAAATCAcgttgaaaataatttattttgggtCTTTGAGCTCGAATATGACTCCAAAATC harbors:
- the LOC120416084 gene encoding mediator of RNA polymerase II transcription subunit 16-like isoform X1; translation: MELLYMTHRKSNSVSFVETQQNFEFFSTTSTCNVLAFTTTNELTEPSPIQGWGFHIYVADLNTPWFPYRVTTSKYPVSVLEWDVLGRFLLVGDRNGNVQLFAQKGTLSEWKAVYSVRFPGENIIAAAFFHNGRKISLQMDKKEHSLYVEKFPKGKFSASVRQFGGVPVEGVVIVSATGMLGAFAIPADSNVNIMKQQEPMVLTPVTESLGITRNFYTTADICYGKSGHFMIAAGNGDTKSANSGMIQCFRVAVTVKKGCETLEIGSSALPSFFLAEGLGKDLKELRVAHIKWVSNEDADSLIVASNYAGGGSFIEQWELTEESMPIHKLFQSSKNESFKTILWTSKTKYVYNSKVVKVCSTRLNFMNCSFIYLAMSDNSIHCLQRDTFKRLTCTNIISIRDPNDHASKQIRLGVKIGAINVSYLGHLFVALDTTGQIYTYRCNFMIQDQLGTPALIVQTVNLLEFCLVTGFDCLEILLTLKPQILDNILERLTDNFNRQPPNVQQYYYVNFLTMKIALYRLSITGQQKAHDLSNLLILHSILIAFKSLLRPSDLTSHDKGPAENLAMVLSESVQDVDKVLLNLEAKDFTMERPTLQSLQQLIQWVADLALNILAKLPESRSFMSSKQGYDISKDIVALNSIRELLVMIRIWGLLNPQCLPVFSRSTDNLDILVTLFRLLTKLSLNPNEPDDLLLDECCLLPNQVLIPQLQFVPSRTMIASPLLPHVSLPVICDYGVENETLKFCPEIPIVEGGLSNDNVIDSVMYLQLGRKPPSLRRCSRCGSCSSPVSVAKTPAMKAWEQRWIDKCRPRLQSDRAELRTSSAAP
- the LOC120416084 gene encoding mediator of RNA polymerase II transcription subunit 16-like isoform X2; the protein is MELLYMTHRKSNSVSFVETQQNFEFFSTTSTCNVLAFTTTNELTEPSPIQGWGFHIYVADLNTPWFPYRVTTSKYPVSVLEWDVLGRFLLVGDRNGNVQLFAQKGTLSEWKAVYSVRFPGENIIAAAFFHNGRKISLQMDKKEHSLYVEKFPKGKFSASVRQFGGVPVEGVVIVSATGMLGAFAIPADSNVNIMKQQEPMVLTPVTESLGITRNFYTTADICYGKSGHFMIAAGNGDTKSANSGMIQCFRVAVTVKKGCETLEIGSSALPSFFLAEGLGKDLKELRVAHIKWVSNEDADSLIVASNYAGGGSFIEQWELTEESMPIHKLFQSSKNESFKTILWTSKTKYVYNSKVVKVCSTRLNFMNCSFIYLAMSDNSIHCLQRDTFKRLTCTNIISIRDPNDHASKQIRLGVKIGAINVSYLGHLFVALDTTGQIYTYRCNFMIQDQLGTPALIVQTVNLLEFCLVTGFDCLEILLTLKPQILDNILERLTDNFNRQPPNVQQYYYVNFLTMKIALYRLSITGQQKAHDLSNLLILHSILIAFKSLLRPSDLTSHDKGPAENLAMVLSESVQDVDKVLLNLEAKDFTMERPTLQSLQQLIQWVADLALNILAKLPESRSFMSSKQGYDISKDIVALNSIRELLVMIRIWGLLNPQCLPVFSRSTDNLDILVTLFRLLTKLSLNPNEPDDLLLDECCLLPNQVLIPQLQFVPSRTMIASPLLPHVSLPVICDYGVENETLKFCPEIPIVEGGLSNDNVIDSVMYLQLGRKPPSLRRCSRCGSCSSPVSVAKTPAMKAWEQRWIDKCRCNGFWRLELA